One genomic window of Elusimicrobiales bacterium includes the following:
- a CDS encoding acetate kinase translates to MIILCLNCGSSSVKYRIYDWEKRETLATGLVERVTVGGSFICHEVPGKEKFILNRECPDHRMAIQLVLDTLTNENHGVIGSVSEIGAVGHRVVHGGEKFAKSVIITPEVLETFRKLCDLAPLHNPPNIMGIEAAQGVMPNIPHMAIMDTAWHQTMPSKSYIYALPYQWYSKYGVRRYGFHGTSFLYNAKRASVLLKKDPFKCNLVIAHIGNGASINAVKNGVSYDTSMGMTPLEGLVMGTRAGDHDAAIDFFMMARENLSPKDVDGILNKKSGVYGITEKYTDRRDIELAAEKGDPRAHLAIEIEAYRVKKYVGAYAAAIGGADAVIFTAGVGEMAPIIREQALEGLEFMGIKLDRDRNNAAMTRNSESEISAPDSKTKVYVIPTDEEIVFIEDVVALKEKRYEEHTKFTYSFQKAGYRNKMRDEALAKQLEKRPELLKIAACPPPELAAAKR, encoded by the coding sequence ATGATAATACTTTGCCTCAACTGCGGAAGCTCTTCGGTCAAGTACCGAATTTACGACTGGGAAAAGCGCGAAACCCTCGCCACCGGGCTTGTGGAGCGCGTAACCGTCGGCGGTTCTTTCATCTGCCACGAAGTGCCGGGAAAGGAAAAATTCATCCTCAACCGCGAATGCCCGGACCACCGCATGGCCATCCAGCTGGTGCTGGACACGCTGACAAACGAGAATCACGGCGTGATAGGCTCGGTCTCCGAAATCGGGGCGGTGGGGCATCGCGTGGTGCACGGGGGGGAGAAATTCGCCAAATCCGTCATCATCACACCCGAAGTGCTGGAAACCTTCCGCAAGCTTTGCGACCTGGCCCCGCTGCATAATCCGCCCAACATAATGGGCATAGAGGCGGCGCAGGGCGTCATGCCCAATATCCCGCACATGGCGATAATGGACACGGCCTGGCATCAGACAATGCCTTCCAAATCCTATATCTACGCGCTGCCGTACCAGTGGTATTCCAAATACGGCGTGCGGCGTTACGGGTTCCACGGGACGTCGTTCCTTTATAACGCCAAGCGCGCCTCCGTGCTGCTGAAAAAGGACCCGTTCAAGTGCAATCTGGTCATCGCGCATATCGGCAACGGCGCGTCAATAAACGCGGTCAAAAACGGCGTCTCATACGATACCAGCATGGGCATGACCCCGCTTGAAGGCCTGGTGATGGGAACCCGTGCCGGCGACCATGACGCCGCCATAGACTTTTTTATGATGGCGCGCGAGAATCTCTCGCCGAAAGATGTGGACGGCATCCTTAACAAGAAGTCCGGCGTCTACGGCATCACCGAAAAATACACCGACCGGCGCGACATAGAGCTTGCCGCCGAAAAAGGCGACCCGCGCGCGCATCTGGCCATAGAGATAGAGGCCTACCGCGTGAAGAAATACGTCGGCGCATACGCCGCCGCGATAGGCGGCGCGGACGCGGTTATTTTCACTGCCGGCGTGGGCGAGATGGCCCCCATCATCCGCGAACAGGCGCTGGAAGGGCTGGAATTCATGGGCATCAAGCTGGACAGGGACAGAAACAACGCCGCCATGACGCGCAATTCCGAAAGCGAAATCTCCGCGCCGGATTCAAAGACCAAGGTCTATGTAATCCCCACCGACGAGGAGATTGTGTTCATAGAAGACGTGGTGGCGCTGAAAGAAAAGCGCTATGAGGAACACACGAAATTCACCTACAGCTTCCAGAAGGCCGGCTACCGCAACAAAATGCGCGACGAAGCGCTTGCCAAGCAGCTTGAAAAACGCCCGGAACTTCTGAAAATCGCGGCCTGCCCCCCGCCGGAGCTGGCCGCCGCGAAGCGGTAA
- a CDS encoding PLP-dependent aminotransferase family protein, which yields MTNAALEKTAATGRTRPMIDLAKNLAAVNRRTKASVIRELLKTTHRPEIISLAGGLPDPDAFPVDAVLEICRKVLKENSRVALQYGETEGAPILKDELVRTLREEEGLIVKPENILITTASQQALDLTAKLFIDPSDPILVELPSYLGAMQAFRSYGATMIGVKGDDDGMKMDSLTRKLAKLRREEEHYKFVYVVPDFQNPNGVTLSQPRREELVRLSREWEFVIIEDSPYRQIRFEGKSPEMLYKLDTSGNVVSLFTFSKTFAPGFRLGYIVANEMLIRKMTILKQAMDLCTSPFSQLVAAEFLRGGYYREHIKKVNAIYKRKKDTMLAALAKYMPEGVTWTKPEGGLFLWLRLPEKMDADALFSEALKENVAYVIGSAFHCDGSGRNTMRLNFSYPTEEQIDEGIRRLAQVFKNNWKA from the coding sequence ATGACAAACGCCGCGCTGGAAAAAACCGCCGCAACAGGGAGAACACGCCCCATGATAGACCTCGCCAAAAATCTGGCTGCGGTGAACCGCCGCACTAAAGCCTCGGTCATACGCGAATTGCTAAAGACGACGCACAGGCCCGAAATAATCTCCCTTGCCGGCGGCCTGCCGGACCCGGACGCATTCCCGGTGGATGCGGTGCTGGAAATCTGCCGGAAAGTGCTAAAGGAAAATTCCCGCGTCGCGCTTCAGTACGGCGAAACCGAGGGCGCGCCCATCCTCAAAGACGAGTTGGTACGCACGTTGCGCGAGGAAGAGGGCTTGATTGTCAAGCCGGAAAACATTCTTATCACCACCGCCTCGCAGCAGGCGCTGGATCTGACGGCAAAGCTTTTCATAGACCCCTCCGATCCCATTCTGGTGGAGCTGCCCAGCTATCTGGGCGCGATGCAGGCGTTCCGGTCCTACGGCGCGACCATGATAGGCGTCAAAGGCGACGACGATGGCATGAAGATGGATTCCCTCACCCGCAAGCTGGCCAAGCTGCGCCGCGAGGAGGAACATTACAAATTCGTCTACGTAGTGCCGGATTTCCAGAACCCCAACGGCGTAACCCTTTCCCAGCCCCGCAGGGAGGAGCTGGTGCGTCTCTCGCGCGAGTGGGAATTTGTAATTATAGAGGATTCCCCCTACCGCCAGATACGGTTCGAGGGCAAATCCCCCGAAATGCTCTACAAGCTGGACACTTCGGGCAATGTGGTGTCGCTGTTTACATTCTCAAAGACATTCGCGCCGGGGTTCCGGCTTGGCTACATCGTTGCAAACGAGATGCTTATCAGAAAAATGACCATCCTCAAACAGGCGATGGATTTGTGCACCTCGCCGTTTTCGCAGCTTGTGGCGGCGGAATTCCTGCGCGGCGGTTATTACCGGGAGCATATCAAGAAGGTCAACGCCATATACAAGCGCAAGAAAGACACCATGCTGGCCGCGCTTGCCAAATACATGCCCGAAGGCGTCACCTGGACCAAGCCGGAAGGCGGCCTGTTCCTGTGGCTGCGCCTGCCGGAGAAAATGGACGCGGACGCGCTTTTCTCCGAAGCGCTCAAAGAGAACGTGGCCTATGTGATAGGCTCCGCCTTCCATTGCGACGGCAGCGGCAGAAACACCATGCGGCTTAATTTCTCATACCCCACGGAGGAGCAGATAGACGAGGGCATCAGACGGCTGGCCCAGGTGTTCAAGAACAACTGGAAAGCCTGA
- a CDS encoding formyltransferase, with the protein MKVVVFGYQEIGCVCLETLIRRGVEIRALVTHEDDPSENVWFRSTAAIARARGISVYETADVSDPRWADITARAKPDIIFSFMFRKMIPEAVLKTAPRGAFNLHPSHLPKYRGRCPANWAIINGEAETGLTLHEMTKRADAGAIVAQVKIPIAQNDDIAELYRKMAREAGPLLANALPSIESGNYPRIAQDEGAATKFGGRKPGDGKFSWDWPARRIHDLVRGVTHPYPGAFFECGTERIFVWKTAIPGADAGSGEPGRILSRSPLVAATGEGGALEVLRIQSEGHPEIDGAKFASASAEFINRD; encoded by the coding sequence GTGAAGGTGGTTGTTTTCGGCTATCAGGAAATAGGCTGCGTCTGCCTGGAAACGCTTATCCGGCGCGGGGTGGAAATCCGCGCCCTTGTAACGCATGAGGACGACCCGTCGGAAAATGTCTGGTTCCGCTCCACCGCGGCGATAGCGCGCGCGCGGGGAATAAGCGTTTACGAGACCGCCGATGTCTCCGACCCGCGCTGGGCCGATATAACCGCGCGCGCCAAGCCCGACATCATATTCTCTTTCATGTTCCGCAAGATGATACCGGAGGCCGTGCTTAAAACCGCGCCCAGGGGCGCTTTCAACCTGCATCCGTCGCATTTGCCGAAATACCGGGGCCGCTGCCCGGCCAACTGGGCCATAATAAACGGCGAAGCCGAAACCGGACTCACCCTGCACGAGATGACAAAGCGCGCCGACGCCGGCGCGATAGTGGCGCAAGTGAAAATACCGATAGCCCAAAACGACGATATAGCCGAGCTTTACCGCAAAATGGCGCGCGAGGCGGGGCCGCTGCTGGCGAATGCCCTTCCCTCCATTGAATCCGGCAATTATCCGCGCATTGCCCAGGACGAGGGCGCCGCCACCAAATTCGGCGGCAGAAAGCCCGGCGACGGCAAATTCTCCTGGGACTGGCCGGCGCGGCGGATACACGACCTTGTGCGCGGGGTAACGCATCCCTACCCCGGCGCGTTTTTTGAATGCGGAACCGAACGTATTTTCGTCTGGAAAACCGCAATCCCCGGCGCTGATGCCGGCAGCGGAGAGCCGGGCAGGATACTCTCCCGCTCGCCGCTGGTGGCGGCCACGGGCGAAGGCGGCGCGCTTGAAGTGCTGCGAATTCAAAGCGAAGGCCATCCCGAAATTGACGGCGCCAAATTCGCCTCCGCCTCCGCGGAATTCATAAACAGGGATTGA
- a CDS encoding glycosyltransferase translates to MSEIKVSAVVPVYNEAQNIEELHSRLKKTLGAAGWRYEIVYIDDGSRDASLSLLKPLSGEETRVVELTRNFGQHAAVMAGFAAARGRIVVTLDADLQNPPEEIPKLVAKIDEGYDSVGGWRQNRDDSWLRKIPSRILNKMSAQLFGVALKDYGCMLRAYRREVVDEVVKCPELTTYIPALANSFARRVTEIPVEHAARTRGQSKYNFLKLLRLNFDLMTGFSLLPIQLVGIAGITVALFGLGFAAFLFVRRIVLGAEAEGVFTLFAILFTFVGFQIFALGVLGEYIGRIYQEVRRRPRYVVRQIHGEKP, encoded by the coding sequence ATGAGCGAGATAAAAGTCTCCGCCGTAGTTCCGGTTTACAACGAGGCGCAGAATATAGAGGAATTGCATTCCCGCCTGAAAAAAACGCTGGGCGCCGCCGGCTGGCGCTACGAAATCGTGTATATAGACGACGGCAGCCGCGACGCTTCGCTTTCGCTGCTCAAGCCATTGTCCGGCGAAGAGACCCGCGTGGTGGAGCTTACCCGCAATTTCGGCCAGCATGCGGCGGTGATGGCTGGCTTTGCCGCCGCGCGCGGGCGGATAGTGGTTACGCTGGACGCGGATCTGCAGAACCCGCCGGAGGAAATTCCCAAGCTAGTCGCCAAGATAGACGAGGGTTACGATTCCGTCGGCGGCTGGCGGCAGAACCGGGACGACAGCTGGCTGCGCAAAATCCCATCGCGGATTCTCAACAAGATGAGCGCGCAGCTTTTCGGCGTCGCGCTGAAGGATTACGGCTGCATGCTGCGCGCCTACCGCCGCGAGGTGGTGGACGAAGTGGTCAAATGCCCGGAACTGACCACCTACATCCCTGCTCTGGCAAACAGCTTTGCGCGGCGGGTAACCGAAATCCCGGTGGAGCATGCCGCCCGGACGCGCGGCCAGTCCAAATACAATTTCCTGAAGCTGCTGCGGCTTAACTTTGATCTTATGACAGGGTTTTCGCTGCTGCCGATACAGCTTGTGGGCATAGCCGGAATTACGGTGGCGCTGTTCGGGCTGGGGTTTGCGGCATTCCTGTTCGTGCGCCGGATTGTGCTGGGCGCGGAAGCCGAAGGCGTGTTCACGCTGTTTGCGATACTGTTCACCTTTGTGGGGTTCCAGATATTCGCGCTGGGCGTGCTGGGCGAGTACATAGGCCGCATTTACCAGGAGGTGCGCCGCCGCCCCCGCTATGTGGTGCGCCAGATACACGGAGAAAAACCGTGA
- a CDS encoding glycosyltransferase family 39 protein codes for MEKMSADSFQKRAALAAVVLCGVFYFAFLGARALWDPGEGRYALISREMVQSGDWLIPRLNGALYFEKPPLAYWLNAAAMRVLGFSEIAARFFTALAGFLSVLLAYFFAKRLYGGRTAALACAILACSAGFFAWSQIPELDMLFTLFLCSGMCLIYAAFENMCANRALWAHAGYALLGLACLVKGPAAFALPLIVFVPYLLLTDGWRRLRELYPVTGILLAVAVCAPWFIAISAKEPEFFKFFFIRENFQRYSSTMHGRRGQMWYFIPVVIAMMYPWCCALPAVLASAFKAARRGADRHGLFLLLWFAMIFAFFSLSGSKRPPYMLPVLIPLAILAARHFSLKWEEGGLLGAFAAPYAALNVLLVAGLIIVPHYISYLDPGSGINWIAPAAALAWGASLALWFASRNSAAGVYAAVAAAQFAFLGIMYFQASGFDKTLSRKAMAQMVMSEFRPGDKIAAFNADYERNLQSFGYYSGQRVRVIGDQGELQFGAGLDPHRDQFFPDYGTLRKWVRSKDRVFIITKRDRLPELDFLGKPLYGGKILPGKLVVLSNRPWGAGK; via the coding sequence ATGGAGAAAATGTCCGCCGATTCTTTCCAAAAGCGCGCTGCCTTGGCGGCGGTGGTTTTGTGCGGGGTTTTTTATTTCGCTTTTCTGGGTGCGCGCGCGTTGTGGGACCCGGGGGAGGGCCGCTACGCGCTTATTTCGCGCGAAATGGTCCAGTCCGGAGACTGGCTGATTCCCCGCCTCAACGGCGCGCTTTATTTCGAGAAGCCGCCGCTGGCCTACTGGCTTAACGCCGCAGCCATGCGGGTACTGGGTTTCAGCGAGATTGCGGCCCGCTTCTTTACCGCGCTGGCCGGATTCCTGTCGGTGCTGCTGGCTTATTTTTTCGCCAAACGGCTCTACGGCGGCAGAACCGCCGCGCTGGCCTGCGCGATACTGGCCTGCTCGGCGGGGTTTTTCGCCTGGTCGCAGATACCGGAACTGGACATGCTGTTTACGCTGTTCCTATGCTCCGGCATGTGCCTTATCTATGCCGCGTTTGAAAACATGTGCGCGAACAGGGCCTTGTGGGCGCATGCCGGTTATGCGCTGCTGGGGCTGGCCTGCCTTGTGAAAGGGCCCGCAGCCTTCGCGCTGCCGCTGATAGTGTTCGTCCCGTATCTGCTGCTTACGGACGGCTGGCGCAGGTTGCGCGAACTGTACCCTGTTACCGGGATACTGCTGGCTGTCGCGGTATGCGCGCCGTGGTTCATCGCCATTTCCGCAAAAGAGCCGGAGTTTTTCAAATTTTTCTTTATACGGGAAAATTTTCAGCGGTACTCCTCCACCATGCACGGGCGCAGGGGCCAGATGTGGTATTTCATCCCGGTCGTGATAGCGATGATGTATCCCTGGTGCTGCGCGCTGCCGGCGGTGCTGGCGTCGGCCTTCAAAGCTGCGCGGCGCGGGGCGGACAGGCACGGCTTGTTTCTGCTGCTGTGGTTTGCGATGATATTCGCGTTTTTCTCGCTTTCCGGCTCCAAAAGGCCGCCCTACATGCTGCCGGTCCTGATTCCGCTGGCGATACTGGCCGCGCGCCATTTCTCGCTTAAATGGGAGGAGGGCGGATTGCTGGGGGCTTTCGCCGCGCCGTATGCCGCGCTTAATGTATTGCTTGTCGCGGGTTTGATTATCGTGCCGCATTACATATCCTATCTGGACCCGGGCTCCGGCATAAACTGGATTGCGCCGGCGGCGGCGCTTGCCTGGGGCGCAAGCCTTGCGCTGTGGTTTGCGTCGCGCAACTCGGCAGCCGGGGTTTATGCGGCGGTTGCGGCGGCGCAGTTCGCTTTCCTGGGCATTATGTATTTTCAGGCCTCCGGATTTGATAAAACGCTCTCCCGCAAAGCGATGGCGCAAATGGTAATGAGCGAGTTTCGGCCCGGCGACAAAATAGCCGCTTTTAACGCGGATTACGAGCGCAATCTGCAAAGTTTCGGGTATTACTCCGGGCAGCGGGTGCGCGTAATCGGCGACCAGGGTGAATTGCAGTTCGGCGCCGGCCTGGATCCGCATCGGGACCAGTTTTTCCCGGACTACGGCACATTGCGGAAATGGGTGCGTTCAAAGGACAGGGTTTTCATAATCACCAAACGCGACAGGCTGCCGGAACTGGATTTTCTGGGAAAGCCGCTTTACGGCGGCAAAATACTGCCGGGGAAACTTGTGGTTCTTTCCAACCGGCCATGGGGAGCGGGAAAATGA
- a CDS encoding ATP-binding protein — MSELFKLLNTGLEATLRDNNPWWRGEKIYNLPKMRRWAFEPVLKNLKTGLAPAVVLKGPRRVGKSVLLEQIISHLIETGVKPHRIFRVQFDDLPDLRRLDTPILDLCRWYAESILGKTFNKAAADGEQAFIFLDEVQNLSDWGPQLKQLVDINPVKVLVTGSSALRIETGSDSLAGRISSVEMGPLLLREIASLRGFGEIPPLLPFNGPGALKEKKTWQDLRQLGIVHSEIRKKAFAAFSERGAYPIAQADISKEWPAVADYLNESIVKRVIKHDLRIGEKGRKRDEHLLEEVFRLACRYAGQSPEQGLYLTEIKRAMNANVGWNKIFSYLKFLDGTLLVRLIEPLELRLKKRRSASKVCICDHALRAAWLQEVIYIDPDNLEKFPHLADLAGHIAESAAGYFLRTINGLDVAHFPARTTEPEVDFILTVGEQRIPVEVKYRKRIDYQDTIGLRAFMEKAHYNAPFGILITLNEETASDDPRIISIPLSSLLLLR, encoded by the coding sequence ATGTCCGAACTATTCAAATTGCTGAACACGGGATTGGAAGCGACGCTCCGGGATAACAATCCGTGGTGGCGCGGCGAAAAAATTTACAACCTGCCGAAAATGAGACGCTGGGCTTTTGAGCCGGTTCTGAAAAATTTGAAAACCGGGCTTGCGCCCGCCGTTGTGCTTAAAGGGCCAAGGCGCGTGGGCAAATCAGTCCTCCTTGAGCAAATCATCAGCCATTTGATTGAAACCGGCGTAAAGCCGCACCGCATATTCCGCGTTCAATTTGACGACCTGCCCGATTTGCGCAGATTGGACACGCCGATTTTGGATTTATGCCGCTGGTACGCGGAGAGCATACTCGGCAAAACTTTCAACAAAGCCGCTGCCGACGGGGAGCAGGCGTTCATATTTCTTGATGAAGTGCAGAATCTGTCCGATTGGGGGCCGCAACTCAAACAGCTTGTTGATATAAATCCGGTCAAAGTTCTGGTTACGGGCAGTTCCGCGTTGAGAATTGAAACCGGAAGCGACAGCCTGGCCGGACGCATATCGTCCGTTGAAATGGGGCCGCTGCTGCTGCGCGAAATAGCCAGTTTGCGCGGCTTCGGTGAAATACCGCCGCTTCTGCCTTTCAACGGACCGGGGGCGCTCAAAGAAAAGAAGACATGGCAGGACTTGCGGCAGTTGGGGATTGTCCATAGCGAAATCCGCAAAAAAGCGTTTGCCGCTTTTTCAGAAAGAGGCGCATATCCGATAGCGCAAGCCGACATCAGCAAAGAATGGCCGGCTGTGGCGGACTATCTCAATGAATCCATAGTAAAGCGCGTGATTAAGCATGATTTGCGAATCGGCGAGAAAGGCCGCAAGCGCGACGAGCATTTGCTGGAAGAGGTTTTCCGGTTAGCCTGCCGCTATGCGGGGCAGTCGCCGGAACAGGGCCTTTACCTCACGGAAATAAAACGCGCCATGAACGCGAATGTGGGCTGGAACAAGATATTCAGTTATCTGAAGTTTTTGGACGGCACATTGCTCGTGCGCCTGATTGAGCCTTTGGAATTGCGGTTAAAAAAACGCCGGAGCGCGTCAAAAGTCTGCATTTGCGACCACGCGTTAAGAGCGGCATGGCTTCAGGAAGTGATTTACATTGACCCCGATAATCTGGAAAAATTCCCGCATCTCGCGGATTTGGCCGGACATATAGCCGAAAGCGCGGCGGGATATTTTCTGCGGACAATCAACGGCCTTGACGTGGCGCATTTCCCCGCAAGAACAACCGAACCCGAAGTGGATTTTATTTTGACTGTGGGCGAACAACGCATACCCGTCGAGGTGAAATACCGCAAACGGATAGATTACCAGGACACCATCGGACTGCGGGCGTTTATGGAGAAAGCGCATTACAACGCGCCCTTTGGAATTTTGATAACGCTTAACGAGGAAACAGCCAGCGACGACCCGCGGATAATCTCCATCCCGCTGTCGTCGTTGCTGTTGCTCCGTTAA
- a CDS encoding plasmid pRiA4b ORF-3 family protein: protein MKIVLDGSEPLIWRTILVKSDIKLSQLHFIIQIVMGWTNSHLHHFRIKNLWYVMPDDMQNYDGDAVDERKAKLCDVAKRGQRFLYEYDFGDSWMHIIKVEAVLEPETGVKYPVCAGGAMACPPEDVGGIGGYYEFLEAIKDPKHENHEDMVEWWGEDFDPDEFDLRETNMAPCIPTQKSGNIPETNASE, encoded by the coding sequence TTGAAAATTGTTCTTGACGGCTCCGAGCCGCTGATTTGGCGCACGATTCTGGTCAAAAGCGACATAAAACTTTCGCAGTTGCACTTTATAATCCAGATTGTGATGGGGTGGACCAACAGCCACCTGCACCATTTCCGCATAAAAAACTTATGGTATGTTATGCCGGACGATATGCAGAACTATGACGGCGACGCCGTAGACGAACGGAAAGCGAAACTTTGCGATGTCGCAAAACGCGGGCAAAGGTTTCTGTATGAATACGATTTCGGCGACAGTTGGATGCACATAATCAAGGTGGAAGCCGTTCTGGAACCCGAAACGGGCGTGAAATATCCCGTCTGCGCCGGCGGAGCGATGGCCTGCCCGCCGGAAGATGTCGGCGGGATTGGCGGCTATTACGAATTCTTGGAAGCCATTAAAGACCCCAAGCACGAAAACCATGAGGATATGGTTGAATGGTGGGGAGAGGACTTTGACCCCGACGAATTTGATTTGAGGGAAACCAACATGGCGCCCTGCATCCCAACACAAAAGTCTGGCAATATACCGGAGACAAACGCAAGTGAATAA